In Clostridium sp. SY8519, one genomic interval encodes:
- a CDS encoding bifunctional ADP-dependent NAD(P)H-hydrate dehydratase/NAD(P)H-hydrate epimerase codes for MQEILSGSTMQQCDRSTMEYFGVISPVLMERAALKIAEYIIHTADREKDRILAVCGSGNNGGDGIAAARLLCLAGYHAEIYFAGNREHASTECGRQLSIAEKYGIPIHTEYPPGRWTVLLDSLFGIGLSRPVSGRYAELIRRLNDSKARKIAVDIPSGIHADTGQVMGCAFRADATVTMGFYKMGQLLYPGAACCGRLIRAEIGIDHRSLLGHSPDAWSMEKNDLVRMPERRNDSNKGSCGRVLLAAGSRNMAGAAILAARAAYAAGCGLVRILTPECNRIPLQTAVPGAILTVYDEEGCESLDFQELCGWADAAAIGPGLGQSEASFHLLKGLLTEVRRRSAQKQGGSGFPCVIDADGLNLIAAHTELRPLLRGCILTPHMGEMSRLTGRRIAELKVSPVEAARSFAKDTGAAVVMKDARTVSVTEDGRCFINCSGNHGMAVGGSGDVLTGLLTGILAQDAGPEELVPLAVYIHGLAGDAAAREKGPYSMQAEDLINGIGIILKKVYFHESI; via the coding sequence ATGCAGGAAATTCTTTCAGGCAGCACCATGCAGCAGTGTGATCGCAGTACGATGGAATACTTCGGTGTGATTTCACCGGTTCTGATGGAGCGTGCCGCACTGAAAATCGCAGAGTATATCATTCATACAGCGGATCGGGAAAAGGATCGTATTCTGGCTGTCTGCGGCAGCGGAAACAACGGAGGCGACGGAATTGCCGCCGCCAGGCTGCTGTGTCTGGCCGGATATCACGCGGAAATTTATTTCGCAGGAAACAGGGAACATGCCAGCACGGAATGCGGCCGCCAGCTTTCCATCGCGGAAAAATACGGGATCCCGATCCATACGGAATATCCCCCGGGCAGATGGACGGTATTGCTGGACAGCCTGTTCGGCATCGGGCTAAGCCGACCGGTTTCCGGAAGATACGCGGAGCTGATTCGCCGGCTGAATGACAGTAAAGCCAGAAAAATCGCAGTGGATATCCCGTCGGGGATCCATGCGGACACAGGACAGGTTATGGGGTGCGCGTTTCGCGCGGATGCTACGGTAACTATGGGATTTTACAAGATGGGGCAGCTGCTCTATCCCGGAGCCGCCTGCTGCGGCCGTCTGATCCGTGCGGAGATCGGCATTGATCATCGAAGTCTCCTGGGACATTCGCCGGATGCCTGGAGCATGGAGAAAAATGACCTGGTTCGGATGCCGGAACGCCGCAATGACTCCAACAAAGGATCCTGCGGACGGGTGCTTCTGGCGGCCGGCAGCCGCAATATGGCCGGAGCCGCGATCCTGGCAGCCCGGGCGGCATATGCGGCGGGCTGCGGCCTGGTGCGTATCCTGACGCCGGAATGCAATCGCATCCCCCTGCAGACCGCAGTGCCGGGCGCGATCCTGACCGTATATGACGAGGAGGGGTGCGAATCCCTAGATTTTCAGGAACTGTGCGGCTGGGCAGACGCGGCGGCCATCGGTCCCGGACTGGGACAGTCAGAGGCGTCATTTCATCTGCTGAAGGGACTGCTGACCGAAGTGCGCAGGCGCTCTGCCCAAAAGCAGGGCGGCAGCGGGTTCCCGTGTGTGATTGACGCAGACGGCCTGAATCTGATTGCTGCCCATACGGAACTGCGGCCGCTGCTGCGGGGCTGTATTCTGACCCCCCATATGGGGGAAATGAGCCGGCTTACCGGCAGGAGGATTGCCGAACTGAAGGTTTCACCGGTGGAGGCGGCCCGAAGTTTCGCGAAAGATACAGGGGCGGCTGTCGTGATGAAAGACGCCAGAACCGTCAGCGTGACAGAAGACGGCCGCTGTTTTATTAACTGCAGCGGAAACCACGGCATGGCTGTGGGCGGTTCCGGCGATGTGCTGACCGGGCTCCTGACAGGAATCCTGGCGCAGGATGCCGGTCCGGAGGAACTGGTACCGCTGGCGGTATATATCCACGGGCTTGCAGGCGATGCGGCAGCCAGGGAAAAGGGACCTTACAGTATGCAGGCGGAAGACCTGATCAATGGCATCGGAATAATTTTAAAGAAGGTATATTTTCATGAAAGCATATAG
- a CDS encoding redox-sensing transcriptional repressor Rex: MDKQISPAVIRRMPRYYRYLTELLEEGTERISSGELSRRMKVTASQIRQDLNNFGEFGQQGYGYNVQYLHDEIGKILGIDHTHNMIIIGSGHLGQALANYSNFKKRGFEVVALFDVDPALKGKKSGGVEIHMMEELDEFVKSTPVHVAALTLPKAYAREAAEHVIALGIKAIWNFAHMEMDLPEDVTIESVHLSDSLMHLSYLITDKERQS, from the coding sequence GTGGATAAACAGATTTCTCCTGCGGTAATACGCAGGATGCCGCGATACTATCGGTATCTGACAGAGTTATTGGAAGAGGGAACCGAACGTATTTCATCCGGAGAATTAAGCAGAAGAATGAAAGTCACTGCATCCCAGATCCGTCAGGATCTGAACAATTTCGGAGAATTCGGCCAGCAGGGATATGGGTACAATGTGCAGTATCTTCATGATGAAATCGGCAAAATTCTTGGAATTGACCATACGCATAATATGATTATCATCGGTTCCGGACATCTGGGCCAGGCACTCGCCAATTATTCCAATTTCAAAAAAAGAGGGTTTGAAGTAGTGGCGCTCTTTGATGTGGATCCGGCACTGAAGGGAAAAAAATCCGGCGGTGTTGAAATCCATATGATGGAAGAACTGGATGAGTTTGTAAAGTCAACCCCGGTGCATGTGGCAGCACTGACCCTGCCGAAGGCCTATGCCAGAGAAGCGGCGGAGCATGTGATCGCCCTGGGGATCAAGGCCATATGGAATTTTGCCCATATGGAAATGGACCTGCCGGAGGACGTGACGATTGAATCCGTGCATCTGTCCGACAGTCTGATGCATCTGTCCTATCTGATTACAGACAAAGAGCGCCAGTCCTGA